The genomic stretch GCCACCGATATAAGGCCAGATAGCAGTATTCCTATGAAAAACATTTTGGATAGATCTCCCCATATGTCCACCACGGCGAAGCTGACCCCCTCTCTGATCCTCTCCCTTAAAGTCCTTTTATGCCCATCGTTGTGGCGATCGCCATGGCCGTGATCGTGATCGTGGCAGTGATCGGAACAGCAGTCCGATTTCCCTGTGGTTTCGGTTTCTGGGCCTCCGAAGAAAACCGATAGTCCACCGGCTACGAAGGCGGATATAAATGCCACAATCGGACGGGCCACGGTCATCACAGGGTCCAGCAGGGCGTAGCTCAAGGCTATAGAGTCCACCCCTGACTGTGGGGTGGAGATCAGAAAGGACACAGTAGCCCCAGAGGACGCTCCCTGCTTTTTTAAGGCCGCCGCCGCTGGAATAACCCCGCAGGAACAGAGGGGAAGAGGTATTCCAGCGATAGAGGCCTTGAAAACCGGGGAAAGCCCCTTGCCTCCCAGATATCGCTGCACCCAGGATGGATCTATGAAGGCCTTCAAAAGGCCGCTTATGAGAATCCCCAAGGTCATGTAAGGAGCGGCGTCGAGGAACATGGAAACGGTCTCCTTTAATACCGAAGTTATAAAGCCGTACATATTTAGCACTCCTCCCTATCCTTATGGGCCTGATGCTCAAGACCGATGGTCAATATGAGATACACGTGATGATCGTCGAGGGAATAAAACAGCCTTTTACCCTCTCTCCTTCGCTTTACTACCCGTAGTTGCCTCAGACCTCTTAGGTGATGGGACGTCGATGATTCGCTTATGTCCATCGACGAAGCCAGGTCCGATACGCACCTTTCTCCTTCCATCAGACCTAGGACAATCCCCAGCCTCGTAGGGTCTCCTAGGGCCTTGAACATAGAGCTAAGATCGTCGAGAAACTCTCTTGTCCTGTCCAAAGTTGGACACCTCCTTGTACATATGATTATATGTTCAAGTGTCGATATAATCAAGCCCTTCCATTGCGTAAATCGGATAAAGCTGTTATATCTGTGGTCTTGTAGGCCGAAAGGGGGACTTTCATTGAACAGGAAAAAAACGTTAAAGACGACCGGTGCTATGCTCTTAGCGTCGGTTCTAGCGTGGGCTGTCGGAGTCGGGGTAGGGAATATAGTGATTAAGGCGTGGGATTACGAGGATAGCTGG from Dethiosulfovibrio salsuginis encodes the following:
- a CDS encoding SO_0444 family Cu/Zn efflux transporter, whose translation is MYGFITSVLKETVSMFLDAAPYMTLGILISGLLKAFIDPSWVQRYLGGKGLSPVFKASIAGIPLPLCSCGVIPAAAALKKQGASSGATVSFLISTPQSGVDSIALSYALLDPVMTVARPIVAFISAFVAGGLSVFFGGPETETTGKSDCCSDHCHDHDHGHGDRHNDGHKRTLRERIREGVSFAVVDIWGDLSKMFFIGILLSGLISVAVPQSFLEKALGGGLSSMLLMTVVGIPMYICATSSTPLAAALILKGVSPGAALVFLMAGPATSIINLPLLHRILGTRRLAIYLGSIVSVAVTAGLVVDRIYGAYGLSAQAIVGQGSEHLPQWVHIAGAVALLSMWAYNWAKDRSKKGDKMALSCNRG
- a CDS encoding ArsR/SmtB family transcription factor; its protein translation is MDRTREFLDDLSSMFKALGDPTRLGIVLGLMEGERCVSDLASSMDISESSTSHHLRGLRQLRVVKRRREGKRLFYSLDDHHVYLILTIGLEHQAHKDREEC